A region of Salinibacter sp. 10B DNA encodes the following proteins:
- a CDS encoding glycoside hydrolase family 3 N-terminal domain-containing protein: MSFQHVRSSLSFLRASLGRSRQHALFSASLLVQCAALLLTALTFGCSSSESATAPSVPSDTVATTDTTDTSLDWSERQFRDMTLDEKIAQLFIIRLDGYFQNADAPSYRRSVALVEEFGAGGMMFGPGTPMTQITMINDLQRKAERPLLVSQDTEWGVGMRLDEATVFPPAMALGATRDASLAYRVGHVTAREARALGVHQIYAPVADINNNPRNPIINIRSFGENPTLVGTMAGAFAEGAQAGGTLATVKHFPGHGDTDVDSHMALPVLRFDRARLDTLELAPFRQVMDAGVASVMTGHLALPKLTKEETTPASLSPNVTTDLLRTEMGFEDLVVTDALNMDAVRQKYGVGETAVRVLESGADLILMSTNPWVAHHAIRTAVDTGRIDTSEINDSVRRLLNAKEKMGLHEQRIVPLDTTRQRVDKRTHQVLSETVARRSLTLLSNQNDLLPLTPPDTYKTLVVKLSDSEYPGVGDTFVQSLDGHPAIDSLGVRRLDPRSDSSDVNEYLTDAQDYDVVIVPSFLRVRAWSGSIGFNDMHQTFLDSLVANGPPTVLTAFGNPYAPSGLDPQPDAVLAAYGSNDVSQRAAAQALTGAAGTPGRLPVTIPDLADAGHGLTLETVSPRAGHPESVGMDGQQLADVDSLLRQAMLDGAFPGAAVAVGRGEVLPKLDGHGYYTYDQKKRVQTSSQYDLASLTKVVATTTATMLLVERDSISLDAPVARYLPSFAQNGKDAVTVRQLLSHSSGLKPYLGPDERGPSRTAVLDTVMAQPLAYTPGTESRYSGLNMLTLLHIVETVTGQRFDRFCKENIFDPLGMEDTGFYSLERTASWVVPTTDTTGTEYRGSVHDPMARSMGGVSGNAGLFSTAEDLARFAYMLTHEGRIDGRQFLEAETIETFTSKADVPGSTRALGWDTKSSEGYSSAGDRFSDSSFGHTGYTGTSMWMDPTQDLFVILLTNRVYPDDTDEQIQQVRPKVANEVYESIVGPPQPLLPGSPPKQ, from the coding sequence ATGTCCTTCCAACACGTTCGCTCGTCGCTTTCCTTCCTGAGAGCCTCCCTCGGGCGGAGCCGACAGCATGCTCTCTTTTCGGCCTCCCTTCTCGTTCAGTGTGCGGCTCTCCTCCTCACCGCTCTCACGTTCGGATGCAGCAGCAGTGAGTCAGCCACTGCTCCGTCGGTCCCCTCGGACACGGTCGCCACAACCGACACGACGGATACGTCTCTCGACTGGTCCGAACGACAATTTCGGGACATGACGCTGGACGAGAAGATTGCCCAGCTCTTTATCATTCGACTGGACGGCTACTTCCAGAACGCAGACGCCCCCTCCTACCGCCGGTCGGTGGCGCTGGTGGAGGAGTTTGGCGCCGGCGGCATGATGTTCGGGCCGGGCACGCCGATGACGCAGATCACCATGATCAACGACCTGCAGCGAAAGGCGGAGCGCCCCCTCCTCGTCTCCCAGGACACTGAGTGGGGCGTGGGCATGCGACTCGACGAAGCCACCGTCTTTCCGCCCGCAATGGCGCTCGGGGCCACGCGTGACGCCTCGCTTGCCTATCGCGTGGGGCATGTGACGGCCCGGGAGGCTCGTGCGCTTGGGGTCCACCAAATTTACGCGCCGGTGGCCGACATCAACAACAACCCTCGGAATCCGATCATCAACATCCGCTCCTTTGGGGAAAACCCGACCCTCGTTGGCACGATGGCCGGGGCCTTTGCGGAGGGGGCACAGGCGGGCGGGACGCTTGCCACGGTAAAGCACTTTCCGGGCCACGGCGACACGGACGTCGACTCGCATATGGCCCTCCCGGTTCTCCGATTCGACCGGGCCCGCCTCGACACTCTGGAGTTGGCACCTTTCCGTCAGGTCATGGACGCCGGTGTCGCAAGCGTGATGACCGGCCACCTCGCCTTGCCCAAGCTAACGAAGGAAGAAACCACCCCGGCGTCGCTGTCGCCCAATGTAACCACCGACCTGCTCCGCACGGAAATGGGCTTCGAGGACCTCGTGGTGACCGACGCCCTCAACATGGATGCCGTACGGCAAAAGTACGGTGTGGGTGAAACGGCCGTCCGCGTGCTGGAGTCGGGCGCCGACCTCATCCTGATGTCTACGAATCCATGGGTGGCCCACCACGCCATCCGCACCGCCGTAGACACCGGGCGCATCGATACGAGCGAGATCAACGACTCGGTCCGTCGCCTCCTGAACGCAAAGGAGAAGATGGGCCTACACGAACAGCGGATTGTCCCGCTCGACACCACACGCCAGCGGGTAGACAAGCGCACCCATCAGGTGCTGTCCGAGACCGTCGCCCGTCGCTCCCTCACTCTATTGTCAAACCAGAACGACTTGCTGCCGCTGACGCCCCCGGACACATACAAAACGCTGGTCGTCAAGCTCAGTGATAGCGAATATCCGGGGGTTGGAGATACCTTCGTCCAGTCCCTCGATGGTCATCCGGCCATCGATTCGCTCGGGGTGCGTCGACTCGACCCGCGCTCCGATTCGTCGGACGTGAACGAGTACCTCACGGATGCACAGGACTATGACGTCGTGATCGTGCCCTCTTTCCTTCGGGTGCGGGCGTGGAGCGGCTCGATTGGGTTCAACGACATGCACCAGACGTTCCTCGACAGCCTCGTCGCGAACGGACCCCCGACCGTCCTCACCGCCTTCGGTAACCCGTATGCCCCGAGCGGTCTCGACCCGCAACCAGACGCTGTCCTGGCGGCCTACGGTTCGAACGACGTTTCACAGCGCGCCGCCGCGCAGGCCCTTACCGGCGCCGCCGGCACCCCGGGCCGTCTCCCCGTCACGATCCCTGACCTCGCCGATGCGGGTCATGGCCTTACGCTCGAAACTGTTTCTCCTCGTGCCGGGCATCCGGAGTCGGTGGGCATGGACGGCCAGCAGCTGGCCGACGTGGACTCCCTTCTCCGGCAGGCAATGCTGGACGGCGCCTTTCCGGGGGCAGCGGTGGCCGTCGGTCGAGGGGAGGTCCTCCCCAAGCTCGACGGACACGGCTACTACACCTATGACCAGAAAAAACGGGTTCAGACCTCCTCGCAGTACGACCTTGCGTCCCTCACGAAGGTCGTGGCCACCACCACGGCGACGATGCTGTTGGTGGAGCGGGATAGCATCTCCCTCGACGCTCCCGTCGCACGGTATCTTCCTTCGTTTGCCCAAAACGGGAAGGACGCCGTCACGGTACGCCAGCTACTGTCCCACTCGTCTGGCCTCAAACCGTACCTCGGCCCCGACGAGCGCGGGCCGTCGCGCACCGCGGTGCTCGATACGGTGATGGCCCAGCCCTTGGCCTACACGCCGGGGACAGAATCGCGGTACAGCGGCCTGAATATGCTTACCCTCCTCCACATCGTAGAAACCGTTACCGGCCAGCGGTTCGACCGCTTCTGCAAAGAGAACATCTTCGATCCGCTCGGCATGGAGGACACCGGGTTCTACTCCCTGGAGCGAACGGCCTCGTGGGTCGTGCCCACCACCGACACGACGGGCACCGAGTACCGGGGCAGCGTGCACGACCCGATGGCCCGATCGATGGGCGGCGTCTCCGGAAACGCGGGCCTCTTCTCTACTGCCGAGGACCTGGCCCGCTTTGCCTACATGCTTACGCATGAGGGTCGAATCGACGGACGCCAGTTCCTGGAGGCTGAAACGATCGAGACCTTCACCTCGAAAGCCGATGTGCCCGGCAGCACTCGGGCGCTGGGCTGGGATACGAAAAGCTCGGAGGGCTACTCGTCTGCCGGCGATCGCTTCAGTGACTCCAGCTTCGGCCACACGGGCTACACCGGCACGTCCATGTGGATGGACCCGACCCAGGATCTCTTCGTGATCCTCCTAACCAATCGCGTCTATCCCGACGATACGGATGAACAGATTCAGCAGGTGCGCCCCAAGGTCGCGAACGAAGTCTACGAGTCGATCGTGGGTCCCCCGCAGCCGCTCCTGCCGGGCTCGCCTCCCAAACAGTAG
- the queC gene encoding 7-cyano-7-deazaguanine synthase QueC, with protein MKGALREEGAFSFFYTSGQLGVGQRYGNLSSPQTVQMPLYFRTRTFSFVMDTAPPSPNAPGSDALVLFSGGQDSTTCLFWAKDHFETVRAVGFDYGQKHKVELEQAEHIADRAGIPFTVLDLDGTLEGSALTEPDTEINTAHEKDERLPASFVPGRNALFLSLAASHAYNHDITDLVGGMCQTDYSGYPDCRRVFIDSMETSLSLALDVDVRIHTPLMYLTKAETWKLANDLGVLDIVRRESHTDYNGDRSQFNEWGYGKLDNPASKLRAAGYREAKEKGWLESDE; from the coding sequence GTGAAAGGCGCTCTCCGAGAGGAGGGCGCCTTTTCGTTTTTCTATACGTCGGGACAATTAGGGGTAGGGCAGCGGTACGGCAACCTCTCCTCGCCCCAAACCGTACAGATGCCCCTCTACTTTCGCACGAGGACCTTCTCGTTCGTTATGGATACCGCCCCGCCTTCCCCCAACGCTCCCGGTTCTGATGCTCTCGTCCTATTCTCCGGGGGCCAAGACTCAACCACCTGTCTCTTCTGGGCCAAAGATCACTTCGAAACGGTCCGGGCCGTGGGGTTTGACTACGGACAAAAGCACAAGGTGGAGCTCGAGCAGGCCGAGCACATTGCCGATAGGGCCGGGATTCCCTTTACGGTGCTCGACTTGGACGGGACCCTGGAAGGATCCGCGCTCACTGAGCCCGATACGGAGATCAACACTGCCCACGAGAAGGACGAACGCCTCCCCGCGAGCTTCGTGCCCGGCCGCAACGCCCTCTTCCTTTCCCTCGCGGCCAGTCACGCCTACAACCACGACATCACCGATCTTGTGGGCGGAATGTGCCAGACCGACTACTCCGGCTATCCCGACTGCCGTCGCGTCTTCATTGACTCGATGGAAACGAGCCTCTCCCTCGCCCTGGACGTCGACGTGCGCATCCACACTCCCCTCATGTACCTGACGAAGGCCGAAACCTGGAAGTTGGCCAACGACCTCGGGGTGCTGGACATCGTGCGTCGCGAGAGTCACACGGACTACAATGGGGACCGGAGTCAGTTCAACGAATGGGGATACGGCAAGCTCGACAATCCGGCCTCCAAGCTTCGAGCGGCGGGCTACCGAGAAGCAAAGGAAAAAGGATGGCTGGAGTCGGACGAGTAA
- a CDS encoding RNA polymerase sigma-70 factor, whose translation MSDSDDFSRWCRRLKASDRAAYANVFEALYHPLFRYVCSLTQKRAVARDIVQDVFVRLWDARESLDPSQSLKAYLYRTARNLAYNHRRNQDTRREKTDDVREQSDAQPAPPAPPDLAVEGEWMEEHLRAGIAALPDRQREALVLSRFEGLSHDRIAEVMDISPRTVNNHIVRALKRLRRHVQDYEPDLLDRDEP comes from the coding sequence ATGTCCGATTCGGACGACTTTTCACGCTGGTGCCGACGCCTGAAAGCCTCGGACCGGGCAGCGTACGCCAACGTGTTCGAGGCGCTGTATCACCCTCTGTTTCGGTACGTCTGCTCGCTCACACAAAAGCGGGCCGTCGCACGCGACATTGTTCAGGACGTATTTGTTCGGCTCTGGGACGCCCGGGAGTCGCTCGACCCGAGCCAGTCGCTGAAGGCGTATCTGTACCGCACGGCCCGCAATTTGGCGTACAATCATCGTCGCAACCAGGACACGCGCCGCGAGAAGACAGACGATGTGCGCGAACAATCGGATGCCCAGCCGGCCCCGCCTGCCCCCCCGGACCTGGCGGTCGAAGGCGAGTGGATGGAGGAACACCTGCGTGCGGGCATCGCCGCTCTGCCCGACCGGCAGCGTGAAGCCCTCGTCCTTAGCCGCTTCGAAGGACTTAGCCATGACCGAATTGCGGAGGTAATGGACATCTCGCCCCGAACTGTGAACAACCACATCGTGCGGGCCCTCAAACGCCTCCGGCGTCACGTACAAGATTACGAACCGGACCTTCTTGACCGCGATGAGCCGTGA
- a CDS encoding FecR domain-containing protein: MSRDRDDILPDALHDRLQTEAPTDRADLEALWRRLGNVDPAPGDAPDLSDAWDDLQDRRPEIRRENASAPSSLPQNGRASAASLHRTRPPSRPRRSQRWARGIGALALVLIIAIGVLWAWHRPVTVTAPTGQQRTATLPDGSTVELNSGTTLSYQRGFQAGPFVSSDQRSVHLSGEAFFSVEDASRPFVVETATATITVEGTRFNVQARPTIDSTTAVTLTEGRVRVAPHDHTEGAVLLDRKGETSQVHATRATRPRTSDLNAVLAWRSNGFAAAEESLAHVVHQLEQRYDSSIRLHKSIDRPQSSLSLYYPDPTPLPTILRDLCTALDLNFRPTSTGFEIFSARNDE; encoded by the coding sequence ATGAGCCGTGACCGCGATGACATCCTCCCCGATGCCCTGCACGACCGGCTCCAGACTGAAGCCCCCACCGACCGGGCAGACCTCGAAGCGCTCTGGCGCCGGCTTGGGAACGTAGACCCCGCGCCGGGCGATGCCCCGGACCTGTCGGACGCCTGGGACGACCTTCAGGATCGACGCCCTGAGATACGGCGGGAGAACGCGTCCGCCCCATCGTCCCTCCCCCAAAACGGACGAGCATCGGCCGCCTCTTTGCACCGCACACGGCCCCCGTCTCGCCCCCGCCGGTCTCAACGATGGGCGCGCGGAATCGGGGCGCTCGCCCTCGTTCTGATCATAGCTATAGGCGTGCTCTGGGCGTGGCATCGTCCCGTCACGGTAACGGCCCCTACTGGCCAGCAGCGCACCGCGACCTTACCGGACGGCTCTACGGTGGAACTCAATAGCGGGACAACCCTCTCCTACCAGCGGGGCTTCCAGGCGGGGCCTTTCGTGTCCTCCGACCAGCGCTCGGTACACCTCAGCGGAGAGGCCTTCTTTTCTGTAGAAGATGCCTCTCGTCCATTCGTGGTCGAGACGGCCACTGCTACGATCACTGTGGAGGGAACCCGCTTCAACGTCCAGGCCCGCCCGACAATCGACTCGACCACCGCCGTGACCCTTACAGAAGGACGCGTTCGGGTGGCCCCTCACGATCACACTGAGGGAGCTGTGCTTCTCGACCGGAAAGGAGAAACGAGCCAGGTACACGCCACTCGTGCCACGAGGCCCCGAACGTCGGACCTGAACGCCGTGCTCGCCTGGCGAAGCAATGGCTTTGCGGCCGCGGAGGAGTCACTTGCCCACGTGGTCCATCAACTCGAGCAGCGCTACGACTCCTCGATTCGACTGCACAAGTCCATAGATCGGCCGCAGTCTTCTCTCTCGCTGTACTACCCAGATCCGACGCCCCTCCCGACCATCCTCCGGGATCTTTGCACGGCCCTTGACCTTAACTTTCGTCCCACAAGCACTGGGTTCGAGATTTTTTCTGCGCGCAACGACGAATGA
- a CDS encoding carboxypeptidase-like regulatory domain-containing protein — translation MARPSCPMPTGWIRVFPSLSLFAGFFLVWSCIGGPAVAQSVDTAPADTAAPLEEALDRLATHAEVSLVYDAKLVQGYYTDCPIRAIPSPEATLRCVLRDTDLDFVQTSGGTYVVKTDVRRPSRHGSVTGLVKRAARDAPLANAHVEVRSGPTGTATDQNGRFRLSELVAGTHTLVVSHIGYETKTVEIQVPPGGTTRHTFTLTSTSIALDSVLVNAPKVSPLPPSRRHARLSPEQLQRISTTGTPSVAHAASQLLGVTTDAPYADLHMQGSASSAHEVRLDGVPVRNPAATGRLLGAFTPMALDGIVAHKAGFGPLRGDALSGILQLEHDLQQSDTRYATVQADPVSLSGRTEGTIALGRSSTQAMAAARIGTWGVHQSYALSQIIDTWSVLDPVLTAAQLSADSLITGGITNQRAQPQSQFYDLHGAARTEFGAGRSLYASVYHGRSVLGAHLTSIPHTSSSNTSPSTGSGSVEIPTSDRYGWKNTTAQASYESPLTARTTGRLQTSLSHYRAESHFDLGELPLRSNYRLLYALSSVQGSSTSNAVTEMGLEGTLDIRLSEDEMLTLQGDFSSLRSRFHLTNAFVGRVRSTARSTRLAAAGQVELGLGRFTTVRGGVRLTSLPDRTALFVEPRAALRYHRTDTALGNVAARIGGGLYRKYTSQFEVARDGTTAVVPTTKVWMPVPSTHQPPQAYHLSSSLTWAPHPAWSTTLEGYGKWKPHLLAVNYASLQSETATNARSPSDLLSASRGHAYGGGLRLSYEGAWGRGTLRYAYSHSRRTFPGRFGGRLVPTPWNEPHRLMLNTHLPLNNVLTVALKYTGTWGRHWGYQRAYYAYLDDGNDIGGGAPPDWNHPERHRLPPLHRVDANLTASHSWGDVAVSGQIGLVNVLDHENVADWGLQPTGEPAELTRRSRLLPGRRAVLSLEVTY, via the coding sequence ATGGCCCGTCCCTCCTGCCCAATGCCGACCGGATGGATTCGCGTTTTTCCGTCCCTCTCCCTATTTGCAGGATTCTTTCTCGTGTGGAGTTGCATTGGAGGTCCTGCGGTCGCACAATCGGTGGACACGGCCCCTGCTGATACAGCTGCCCCCCTCGAAGAAGCACTCGACCGGTTGGCTACCCACGCGGAGGTGAGCCTGGTCTATGACGCCAAACTCGTGCAAGGGTACTACACCGATTGCCCCATACGGGCCATCCCCTCCCCAGAAGCAACGCTCCGATGCGTACTCAGGGATACGGACCTCGACTTCGTGCAAACCTCCGGGGGGACCTACGTGGTGAAGACCGACGTGCGACGTCCCTCCCGCCATGGATCCGTAACGGGCCTCGTAAAACGCGCCGCCCGGGACGCCCCGCTGGCCAATGCACATGTAGAGGTGCGGTCCGGGCCAACCGGAACGGCGACTGATCAAAACGGACGGTTCCGCCTGTCGGAACTGGTCGCAGGGACCCATACACTGGTCGTGAGCCACATCGGGTATGAAACGAAAACTGTGGAGATCCAGGTGCCGCCGGGCGGGACGACCCGCCACACCTTTACGCTCACCTCCACCTCTATTGCCCTCGACTCGGTGCTGGTGAATGCCCCGAAGGTGTCCCCTCTCCCCCCCAGTCGTCGTCACGCCCGTCTCTCCCCCGAGCAGTTGCAACGCATAAGCACGACCGGAACGCCGAGCGTTGCCCATGCTGCCAGCCAGCTCCTCGGCGTCACGACGGATGCCCCGTACGCCGACCTCCACATGCAGGGCAGTGCCAGCAGTGCCCACGAGGTTCGCCTCGATGGCGTCCCGGTCCGCAACCCCGCCGCCACCGGCCGTCTGCTCGGGGCCTTCACCCCGATGGCCCTGGATGGCATTGTCGCCCACAAGGCCGGCTTCGGCCCCTTACGAGGGGATGCCCTCTCCGGCATCCTCCAGCTGGAGCACGACCTCCAGCAATCCGACACTCGCTACGCCACCGTGCAGGCCGATCCTGTAAGCCTAAGCGGACGGACGGAAGGAACGATTGCACTCGGCCGCTCCTCAACGCAGGCAATGGCGGCGGCCCGCATCGGGACGTGGGGCGTGCATCAGTCGTATGCCCTCTCACAGATCATTGACACCTGGTCGGTTCTCGACCCCGTACTGACCGCCGCCCAGCTCTCAGCTGACTCGCTCATAACGGGTGGGATCACGAATCAGCGTGCCCAACCCCAAAGTCAATTCTACGACCTCCACGGAGCAGCCCGGACGGAGTTCGGGGCGGGACGGAGTCTCTATGCCTCAGTCTATCATGGACGGAGCGTGCTCGGAGCGCACCTCACCTCGATCCCCCACACGTCGTCTTCAAATACTTCTCCCTCAACCGGCAGCGGGAGCGTCGAAATTCCCACGTCAGACCGATACGGCTGGAAAAATACGACGGCACAGGCCTCCTACGAGTCTCCCCTCACCGCTCGTACGACAGGGCGCCTTCAAACCTCCTTGAGTCACTATCGGGCAGAGTCGCACTTCGATTTGGGAGAGCTCCCTCTTCGCTCCAACTATAGGCTCCTGTATGCCCTGTCGTCGGTGCAAGGCTCGAGCACGTCCAATGCCGTAACGGAAATGGGGCTGGAAGGCACGCTTGACATTCGCCTGTCGGAGGATGAGATGCTTACGCTGCAGGGCGACTTCTCGTCCCTCCGTAGCCGCTTCCACTTAACAAACGCCTTCGTCGGCCGCGTCCGCTCCACTGCCCGATCGACTCGTCTGGCCGCAGCCGGCCAAGTCGAGCTTGGGCTCGGACGCTTCACAACGGTCCGCGGTGGCGTACGGCTCACCTCCCTTCCCGATCGGACGGCACTCTTCGTTGAGCCGCGGGCCGCTCTTCGCTACCATCGAACGGACACAGCCCTCGGAAACGTGGCGGCCCGTATCGGCGGGGGCCTCTACCGAAAATACACGTCCCAGTTCGAGGTGGCCCGAGATGGAACCACCGCCGTGGTGCCCACAACCAAGGTTTGGATGCCCGTTCCCTCCACACACCAACCCCCCCAGGCGTATCATTTATCGTCCAGCCTGACCTGGGCTCCACACCCCGCCTGGTCAACCACCCTAGAAGGATATGGAAAATGGAAACCCCACCTGCTTGCCGTTAACTATGCTTCCCTTCAATCTGAAACGGCCACAAACGCACGCTCCCCCTCTGATCTGTTATCGGCAAGCCGCGGGCATGCCTACGGCGGAGGCCTTCGCCTCTCGTACGAAGGAGCCTGGGGACGCGGCACGCTCCGCTATGCATACAGTCATTCTCGCCGGACTTTTCCGGGTCGCTTCGGCGGACGCCTGGTCCCGACGCCCTGGAACGAGCCGCACCGCCTGATGCTGAACACCCACCTTCCGCTTAACAATGTGCTGACGGTTGCCCTGAAGTACACGGGTACTTGGGGCCGACATTGGGGATATCAACGAGCCTACTACGCGTACCTGGACGATGGAAACGACATCGGCGGAGGAGCCCCTCCCGATTGGAATCACCCTGAACGGCATCGTCTCCCCCCTCTTCACCGCGTCGACGCGAACCTCACGGCTTCGCACTCCTGGGGCGACGTCGCCGTCTCAGGCCAAATCGGGCTCGTGAATGTGTTGGATCACGAAAATGTAGCAGACTGGGGCCTCCAGCCGACCGGCGAGCCCGCGGAGCTTACCCGACGCTCCCGTCTGCTCCCCGGCCGCCGGGCCGTACTGTCTCTGGAGGTGACGTACTGA
- a CDS encoding T9SS type A sorting domain-containing protein: MDAREVWGPRARSAIGVLGKRLHVDLGELSSGVYFLRLQSDGEVQTQKLTVVR; encoded by the coding sequence ATGGATGCCCGCGAGGTGTGGGGGCCTCGTGCCCGATCCGCTATCGGCGTGCTGGGAAAACGTCTGCACGTCGACCTGGGGGAGCTGTCCAGCGGGGTGTACTTCCTCCGGCTCCAGTCGGACGGAGAAGTGCAGACCCAAAAGCTGACCGTTGTCCGGTAG
- a CDS encoding LytTR family DNA-binding domain-containing protein, which translates to MSIRALIVDDEPLARKGVAQLLDPVDDVVIVGEAADGPQAIRQIDENEPDLVFLDVQMPEMTGLEVVREVGVAQMPVTIFVTAYDEYAIDAFDAHALDYLLKPIDEERFAEALDRARQQIQRTEADALSQQLKGLLKQYAKRDEDDDREESIDRFTVRSRNRIYFVDVEDVQWIESEGDYVALHDGEDAHLIRKTMKELEQRLDSTRFRRVHRSYIVNTDYVEELRPLDHGTYRLIMEAGTPLKTSRGYSESVEAMIESGG; encoded by the coding sequence ATGTCGATTCGTGCCCTCATCGTGGACGATGAACCGCTTGCCCGGAAAGGGGTCGCGCAACTGCTCGATCCAGTCGACGACGTCGTGATTGTGGGAGAGGCCGCTGATGGACCGCAGGCCATACGGCAGATTGACGAAAATGAACCCGATCTCGTCTTCCTCGATGTACAAATGCCGGAGATGACCGGCCTGGAGGTGGTGCGCGAGGTGGGGGTTGCGCAAATGCCCGTGACCATCTTCGTGACGGCCTACGACGAATACGCCATCGATGCGTTCGACGCCCATGCCCTCGACTATCTGCTCAAACCCATCGACGAGGAGCGGTTTGCGGAAGCGCTTGATCGGGCACGTCAACAAATTCAGCGCACGGAGGCGGACGCCCTTAGCCAGCAGCTCAAGGGACTCCTGAAGCAATATGCTAAGCGGGACGAGGACGATGACAGGGAGGAATCGATTGACCGCTTTACGGTGCGAAGCCGAAATCGAATCTACTTCGTGGACGTAGAGGATGTGCAGTGGATCGAGTCGGAAGGGGACTATGTCGCGCTGCACGACGGGGAAGATGCTCACCTCATCCGCAAAACGATGAAAGAGCTGGAGCAGCGGCTCGATTCTACAAGGTTCCGCCGCGTCCATCGCTCCTATATCGTGAATACCGATTACGTTGAGGAGCTCCGTCCCCTCGATCACGGGACGTATCGGCTCATCATGGAGGCAGGCACTCCCCTGAAGACGAGCCGAGGCTACAGCGAGAGCGTAGAGGCGATGATCGAATCGGGAGGCTGA
- a CDS encoding histidine kinase — MAPSASSELSSLRRFARRYLIYGTVTLLVLLIFTEVAAPRIVEWFRTTPQELLWLRVPFALYAFTVGLWTRLHLWALLVPVVLYLFRWVDVRSSFRRGLWWSLALGVPIAAVHVAVEQGVFTLADFTREGVYPDFTTSFVRAEPYDVEDWPLAVLLFRRFMTDYFTYFILAALGFAYEHFVRSREQEAQAQALQAELAQAQLQALRMQVNPHFLFNTLNAIAVLVRGGETTKAGRTLRLLSDLLRSTFEGADVQMVPLREEIDLVERYLEIEEIRFGDRLRVDIAVDPDVSEVPVPYLLLQPLVENAVRHGVAPHAEAGVVRVTADPLRRDGQPDQVELTVADSGAGFPDTDVDVLSSDDGVGLSNTKRRLETLYGEKHTFDLGTAAEGGARITIRLPVDPEARTFEVDEASTAVPTSDQ, encoded by the coding sequence ATGGCCCCGTCGGCCTCGTCGGAATTGTCGTCTCTCCGTCGGTTTGCGCGGCGGTATTTGATCTACGGCACCGTCACTCTGCTGGTGCTGTTGATCTTCACGGAGGTTGCGGCTCCCCGAATCGTCGAATGGTTTCGCACCACGCCCCAAGAGCTGTTGTGGCTGCGCGTGCCGTTTGCTCTCTACGCTTTCACTGTGGGGCTGTGGACGCGACTGCACCTGTGGGCGCTACTGGTGCCCGTCGTGCTATATCTATTCCGGTGGGTCGATGTCCGCTCCAGTTTTCGGCGTGGGCTCTGGTGGAGCCTTGCCCTTGGGGTGCCCATCGCTGCCGTGCACGTGGCCGTCGAACAGGGCGTCTTCACGCTGGCCGACTTTACGCGAGAGGGGGTGTACCCCGATTTTACGACGTCGTTTGTGCGGGCGGAGCCTTACGACGTGGAGGACTGGCCCCTCGCTGTGCTCCTCTTCCGTCGGTTTATGACCGACTACTTCACGTACTTCATCCTGGCGGCGCTCGGCTTTGCGTATGAGCACTTCGTCCGGTCGCGCGAGCAAGAGGCCCAGGCCCAGGCCCTCCAGGCCGAACTTGCTCAGGCCCAGTTGCAGGCCCTTCGCATGCAGGTGAATCCGCACTTTTTGTTCAACACCCTCAACGCCATCGCCGTCCTCGTCCGTGGAGGGGAGACGACAAAGGCAGGACGCACGCTACGACTGCTGAGCGATTTGCTGCGCTCCACGTTTGAGGGGGCCGACGTGCAGATGGTCCCCCTACGCGAGGAAATTGATCTGGTGGAGCGCTACCTCGAAATTGAAGAGATCCGGTTTGGAGACCGGCTGCGTGTGGACATTGCCGTGGATCCAGACGTGAGCGAGGTTCCGGTGCCGTATCTGCTGCTGCAGCCGCTCGTGGAGAACGCTGTGCGTCACGGAGTGGCCCCGCACGCAGAGGCTGGCGTGGTGCGCGTCACGGCTGATCCGCTTCGTCGAGACGGGCAGCCGGACCAGGTGGAGTTGACTGTGGCCGACAGTGGGGCAGGCTTTCCGGATACGGACGTAGATGTGCTGTCCAGTGACGATGGGGTGGGACTCTCCAATACGAAACGGCGTCTAGAAACGTTGTACGGAGAGAAGCACACGTTCGATCTGGGAACGGCGGCGGAGGGAGGCGCGCGCATCACCATTCGACTCCCGGTCGATCCCGAAGCGCGCACCTTCGAGGTTGACGAGGCCTCGACGGCCGTTCCAACGTCCGATCAATGA